Proteins from a single region of Labedella gwakjiensis:
- a CDS encoding LacI family DNA-binding transcriptional regulator: MSEPEKARAATIFDVARLAGVSHQTVSRVLNDLPNVRPVTRERVEKAIAQLRYVPSPAARALVTRRSRTIGLVVTGAAERGPSSTALHFNAAARDARYAVITASMMRTDVSELRAAAELLVRQNVEAIVLIATDRAGVDALEGVELGVPLVTVASEQRGVRHRVTLDQFAGARAAVDYLVELGHREIRHVRGPEGSMDASERARAWFTGLSDRGLVAREPLEGDWSPESGFEIGRVLAEQRDFTAVFVSNDQMAIGVMRAFAVAGLDVPGDVSVIGFDDQPEAEFLSPPLSTVRQDFRGLGRDAMTLVLSVLGDEETPDPPLRPTELIVRGSVAPPRVVDADAPVAPARSRASRA, translated from the coding sequence GTGAGTGAACCCGAGAAAGCGCGGGCCGCGACGATCTTCGATGTCGCGCGGCTCGCCGGGGTGTCGCACCAGACGGTGTCGCGGGTCCTCAACGACCTGCCGAACGTGCGTCCGGTCACGCGTGAACGTGTCGAGAAGGCGATAGCGCAGCTCCGGTACGTGCCGTCGCCCGCGGCCCGCGCGCTCGTCACGCGCCGCTCGCGCACGATCGGCCTCGTGGTCACCGGGGCCGCCGAGCGTGGGCCGTCCTCGACGGCGCTGCACTTCAACGCGGCCGCGCGCGACGCGAGGTATGCCGTGATCACGGCGAGCATGATGCGCACCGACGTCTCCGAGCTGCGCGCCGCCGCCGAGCTCCTGGTGCGTCAGAACGTGGAGGCGATCGTGCTCATCGCCACCGACCGCGCGGGCGTCGATGCGCTCGAGGGTGTCGAGCTCGGCGTGCCGCTCGTCACCGTGGCCTCGGAGCAGCGCGGCGTGCGTCACCGCGTGACGCTCGACCAGTTCGCCGGGGCACGGGCTGCCGTCGACTACCTCGTGGAGCTCGGGCATCGCGAGATCCGGCACGTGCGCGGGCCCGAGGGGTCGATGGACGCGTCGGAGCGTGCGCGAGCGTGGTTCACGGGCCTTTCCGACCGCGGGCTCGTGGCGCGGGAGCCGCTCGAGGGCGATTGGTCTCCGGAGAGCGGTTTCGAGATCGGGAGGGTGCTCGCCGAACAGCGCGACTTCACCGCGGTGTTCGTGTCCAACGACCAGATGGCGATCGGCGTCATGCGCGCGTTCGCCGTGGCCGGACTCGACGTCCCGGGTGACGTGAGCGTCATCGGATTCGACGATCAGCCGGAGGCCGAGTTCCTCTCGCCGCCGCTCTCGACGGTGCGGCAGGACTTCCGCGGACTCGGTCGCGACGCCATGACCCTCGTCCTCTCGGTGCTCGGCGACGAGGAGACCCCGGACCCGCCGCTGCGCCCCACCGAACTCATCGTGCGCGGCAGCGTCGCGCCCCCGCGCGTGGTCGACGCGGACGCGCCCGTGGCGCCGGCTCGGTCGCGGGCCTCCCGCGCCTGA
- a CDS encoding helix-turn-helix domain-containing protein — MVRLPLSPSEVERGQRLGALLRRARGERSMLDVALDAGVSPETLRKIESGRVATPSFPTIAAIADVLGLSLDAVWSEIDGSARPVARKRLAS, encoded by the coding sequence ATGGTCCGTCTGCCCCTGTCCCCCTCCGAGGTCGAGCGCGGCCAGCGCCTCGGCGCCCTCCTGCGTAGAGCCCGCGGCGAGCGCTCGATGCTCGACGTCGCCCTCGATGCGGGCGTGTCACCCGAGACGCTGAGGAAGATCGAGTCGGGGCGCGTCGCGACGCCGTCCTTCCCCACGATCGCGGCGATCGCCGACGTGCTCGGCCTCTCGCTCGACGCCGTCTGGTCCGAGATCGACGGGTCGGCGCGCCCGGTCGCACGCAAGCGCCTCGCGTCCTGA